A genomic segment from Phragmites australis chromosome 6, lpPhrAust1.1, whole genome shotgun sequence encodes:
- the LOC133922639 gene encoding protein SCO1 homolog 1, mitochondrial-like isoform X1, whose protein sequence is MRARASHLRALLSRALSPSLAPPARPRAQQITGPCGASRFGAAFLGRARFFSSDASAPAQGGSKPPAAAADGAGGGGGGDGQSGKSEQADAGKPVRGGPVSWLSFLLLLVTGGGIIVYYDKEKKRHIEELKNKTSAAKPGLTVGTAAIGSPFKLLNHDGKPVTEKDFLGKWTLFYFGFTHCPDICPDELQKMAAAIDKIKEKAKLDVVPVFITVDPERDTVEQVGDYVKEFHPDLIGLTGTTDEIRQVARAYRVYYMKTEEEGSDYLVDHSIVMYLMNPKMEFVKFYGKNYDTDSLAEGIIKEIKGHV, encoded by the exons ATGAGGGCGCGCGCGTCCCACCTCCGCGCGCTCCTCTCGCGGGCGCTCTCTCCCAGCCTCGCCCCTCCTGCTCGCCCTCGTGCTCAG CAGATCACTGGACCGTGTGGTGCGTCTCGGTTCGGGGCCGCGTTCCTGGGGCGCGCGCGCTTCTTCTCTAGCGACGCCTCGGCTCCGGCGCAGGGCGGGTCGAAGccccccgcggcggcggcggacggtgctggcggcggcggagggggtgATGGGCAGTCCGGGAAATCTGAGCAAGCGGACGCCGGGAAGCCCGTCCGAGGAGGG CCGGTGTCGTGGCTCAGTTTTCTCCTGCTGCTCGTGACTGGAGGAGGGATAATTGTGTACTACGACAAAGAAAAGAAGCGTCACATTGAAG AATTGAAGAATAAAACAAGTGCTGCAAAGCCAGGATTAACAGTTGGCACTGCAGCCATTGGCAGTCCATTCAAGCTTCTGAATCATGATGGGAAGCCCGTCACCGAAAAGGATTTCTTGGGCAAATGGACTCTGTTTTATTTTGGATTCACACACTGCCCTGACATTTGTCCAGATGAGCTCCAGAAAATGGCTGCAGCAATTGATAAAATTA AGGAGAAGGCAAAATTGGATGTTGTGCCAGTTTTCATTACAGTTGATCCTGAAAGAGATACCGTTGAGCAAGTTGGTGACTACGTTAAAG AGTTTCATCCAGATCTGATAGGACTAACAGGCACGACAGATGAGATAAGACAGGTTGCACGTGCTTACCGAGTTTACTATATGAAGACAGAGGAGGAGGGTTCTGACTATCTCGTTGATCACTCAATTGTCAT GTACTTGATGAATCCAAAGATGGAGTTTGTCAAGTTTTATGGCAAGAACTATGATACAGATTCGCTTGCTGAAGGTATCATTAAGGAAATTAAAGGGCATGTGTAA
- the LOC133922637 gene encoding F-box protein At5g03100-like → MVGETEKRRRVIGGEEDRISELPDALLLQILSLLPLKSAIRTGALSSRWRGLWGQRWPVPSSLCLRLPPGASAAARGEQLAATDRRGRRRMDCFTLTLHAGPLAQPDLMRCLDYAAACEVEDLHLRLDGSVGRGSRGGTRRPGMLTVHFPVGSPLLARLSVRGLNLTAAANAMVATLEVIHLHSVPLTDAALRRVVAACPRLRELEIRYCRRLRRIDFTNVGAANLKSFTIVDCSRATELRVPVAPRLRSFRFSGTFFSSNILSGGAMESLEHLYLCSGGPETGLPPTNLPSAVPRLSNLTVLTLCSIALQYVSAFAAKNVMESKLCSLRELHFLMFGMANSNLADIYSFLKTCCCPQLERLFVQLPAYTHDSFTENFLEVAEEEPPKGGLENLWLVKMTNFKGHRNEMQLVEFLLRKASCLKKLFLIAPKEDHHQGLRKVQSDVLMLSNFLKTKILLLERASANTQIIFSEPDGHQIQALHSEVFVRF, encoded by the exons ATGGTGGGCGAGACCGAGAAGCGGCGGAGGGTGATTGGGGGCGAGGAGGACCGCATCTCGGAGCTGCCGGACGCGCTGCTGCTGCAGATTCTGAGCCTGCTGCCGCTCAAGTCGGCCATCCGCACCGGGGCGCTCTCCTCGCGGTGGCGGGGCCTCTGGGGGCAGCGCTGGCCCGTGCCCTCCTCGCTCTGCCTGCGCCTCCCGCCCGGcgcttcggcggcggcgcggggcgaACAGCTCGCGGCCACGGACcggcgcgggaggcggcggaTGGACTGCTTCACGCTCACCTTACACGCGGGGCCGCTCGCGCAGCCGGACCTCATGCGCTGCCTCGATTACGCGGCGGCGTGCGAGGTCGAGGACCTGCACCTCCGGCTCGACGGCAGCGTCGGGAGGGGCTCGCGCGGGGGGACGCGCCGCCCGGGCATGCTCACCGTGCACTTCCCGGTGGGGAGCCCGCTGCTTGCTCGGCTGTCGGTGCGGGGGCTCAACCTCACGGCGGCGGCCAACGCGATGGTGGCGACGCTCGAGGTGATCCATCTCCACTCTGTGCCCCTGACAGACGCCGCGCTGCGACGTGTGGTCGCCGCCTGCCCTCGCCTCCGGGAGCTCGAAATCCGTTactgccgccgcctccgccgtaTCGACTTCACCAACGTGGGGGCGGCCAACCTCAAGAGTTTCACCATCGTGGACTGCTCCCGCGCCACCGAGCTGCGGGTCCCAGTCGCGCCTCGCCTCCGGTCGTTCCGATTCAGCGGCACCTTCTTCTCCAGCAACATCCTCTCTGGCGGCGCTATGGAGTCTCTTGAGCATCTCTACCTCTGCTCGGGCGGGCCAGAAACCGGCTTGCCGCCCACCAACTTGCCATCTGCGGTTCCCCGCCTCTCGAACCTCACCGTCCTGACCCTCTGCAGCATTGCCCTCCAG TATGTGTCCGCTTTTGCAGCCAAAAACGTCATGGAGAGCAAGCTGTGCAGCTTGAGAGAGCTCCATTTCCTCATGTTCGGCATGGCCAACTCCAATCTTGCAGACATCTATAGCTTCCTCAAGACTTGTTGTTGTCCTCAGCTGGAGAGGCTTTTTGTGCAG CTCCCGGCATACACCCACGATTCATTCACGGAGAATTTCTTGGAGGTAGCAGAGGAAGAGCCGCCAAAAGGTGGATTAGAAAACCTTTGGTTAGTCAAGATGACAAATTTCAAGGGGCACCGAAATGAGATGCAACTAGTGGAGTTTCTGCTTAGGAAGGCTAGTTGTCTGAAGAAACTATTTCTGATTGCTCCTAAGGAGGATCACCATCAAGGGCTCCGAAAGGTTCAGTCTGATGTGCTCATGCTGTCCAATtttctaaaaacaaaaatattgcTTCTGGAAAGAGCTTCAGCAAATACCCAGATAATTTTCAGTGAGCCTGACGGTCATCAGATCCAAGCATTGCATTCGGAGGTCTTTGTCAGGTTTTAG
- the LOC133922639 gene encoding protein SCO1 homolog 1, mitochondrial-like isoform X2 translates to MRARASHLRALLSRALSPSLAPPARPRAQITGPCGASRFGAAFLGRARFFSSDASAPAQGGSKPPAAAADGAGGGGGGDGQSGKSEQADAGKPVRGGPVSWLSFLLLLVTGGGIIVYYDKEKKRHIEELKNKTSAAKPGLTVGTAAIGSPFKLLNHDGKPVTEKDFLGKWTLFYFGFTHCPDICPDELQKMAAAIDKIKEKAKLDVVPVFITVDPERDTVEQVGDYVKEFHPDLIGLTGTTDEIRQVARAYRVYYMKTEEEGSDYLVDHSIVMYLMNPKMEFVKFYGKNYDTDSLAEGIIKEIKGHV, encoded by the exons ATGAGGGCGCGCGCGTCCCACCTCCGCGCGCTCCTCTCGCGGGCGCTCTCTCCCAGCCTCGCCCCTCCTGCTCGCCCTCGTGCTCAG ATCACTGGACCGTGTGGTGCGTCTCGGTTCGGGGCCGCGTTCCTGGGGCGCGCGCGCTTCTTCTCTAGCGACGCCTCGGCTCCGGCGCAGGGCGGGTCGAAGccccccgcggcggcggcggacggtgctggcggcggcggagggggtgATGGGCAGTCCGGGAAATCTGAGCAAGCGGACGCCGGGAAGCCCGTCCGAGGAGGG CCGGTGTCGTGGCTCAGTTTTCTCCTGCTGCTCGTGACTGGAGGAGGGATAATTGTGTACTACGACAAAGAAAAGAAGCGTCACATTGAAG AATTGAAGAATAAAACAAGTGCTGCAAAGCCAGGATTAACAGTTGGCACTGCAGCCATTGGCAGTCCATTCAAGCTTCTGAATCATGATGGGAAGCCCGTCACCGAAAAGGATTTCTTGGGCAAATGGACTCTGTTTTATTTTGGATTCACACACTGCCCTGACATTTGTCCAGATGAGCTCCAGAAAATGGCTGCAGCAATTGATAAAATTA AGGAGAAGGCAAAATTGGATGTTGTGCCAGTTTTCATTACAGTTGATCCTGAAAGAGATACCGTTGAGCAAGTTGGTGACTACGTTAAAG AGTTTCATCCAGATCTGATAGGACTAACAGGCACGACAGATGAGATAAGACAGGTTGCACGTGCTTACCGAGTTTACTATATGAAGACAGAGGAGGAGGGTTCTGACTATCTCGTTGATCACTCAATTGTCAT GTACTTGATGAATCCAAAGATGGAGTTTGTCAAGTTTTATGGCAAGAACTATGATACAGATTCGCTTGCTGAAGGTATCATTAAGGAAATTAAAGGGCATGTGTAA